The nucleotide sequence acagccccgGGGCCCCCCCGGCCGCCTCCAGCTTGTGCACGGCGAACTCGGCACTGCCAAAGGCAGGGGTGGCCGTGCTGCTCCGCGGGGACACCCCCCGTGCCCCCCCAAAGCCGGCAGATCCCCGTGGGGACCCGCCCGtgtccctgggggtgtcccGGGGGTGTTCGGGGAAGtcctggaggtgtttggggtgtccctggggtgtcccGAGGGTGTtcagggtgtccctggggtgtcccGGTGTGTCCCGGGGGTGTTCGGGGTATCCCGGGGGGGTCCTGGGGGTGTCGTGGGGGTGTTCGGGGTGTCTTGGGGGTGTCGTAGTGTATCCCGGGGGCTGTCCCGGGGTGTCCTGGGAGTGTTCTGGGCTATCCTTGGGGTGTCCCGGGATGTCCCGGGGTGTTCCGAGGTGTCCCAGGATGTCCTGGGATGTCCTGGGATGTCCCGGGATGTCCCGGGGTGTTCCGGGGTGTCCCAGGAGCATCCCGGGCTGTCCCGGGGTGTGTCCCGGGGGTGTCCTGCTGCGTCCCCGTGATGTCCCGGTATGTCCCATCCCCTCCCTTCCCGCATCTCCTCGGGCTCGGGGCTGCCCGGGGGGTCCCGGTGCCCACCTGATGGGCCCGTGGCACTGATTTTCCAGGTCCTCCAGCAGCCTCGgaggtgccacctccctgcagaAGTAGTGCTGGGCATCCGCCGTCAGTCGGTAGTAGCCATCGAGCAGCGCCACGAAGGACCGAGCCTCCCTCAGCGTGCCGAACTCCACCTCCTGCACCGGCCTCGGGGTCACCCCTtgtcccctccagccctccGGGGGGGGCTCCCCAAACCCTCCCCGAGCTCACCAGCACCCGGTTGTCCACCTTGGTGACGGTGACCAGCCGGTTCTCCACGGGGCCCCCATCGCGGCTCGCCGCCTGCTTGATGCTGATGTCGGCGATGTCGGGGAAGTCGCAGAAGTGCTGGCGGCTCTACGAGGGTGTCACacggagggagggagggagggtgaCAACCCCGCCACCCCGCGGGGGCTCCCCGGCTCCCGGCCGCCTCCCCAAGCACCTCGGAGCCCCCGCAGCTCCAGGCCACGCCGCTGTCGCCGGACACGTGGATGGTGATGGGCGCCGCCGAACCGGGGGAGCGCGCCTGGAAAATCTCCTCGCTGCGGCGGCGCTGGAGCCGCTCCAGGTCCAGCAGGTATTTGAGCTTCAGGTGCGGCCCGTCCGTGTGGCAGCAGCCCCCCAGGCGCCGCAGGGATTTGCCGAAGCGGCGGCGGAGGCGCTTGCGGGTCACGAAGTTGTGCTGCTCGATCTGGCTCCGCAGCGGAGCGGGCAGGCACGACTTGTNNNNNNNNNNNNNNNNNNNNNNNNNNNNNNNNNNNNNNNNNNNNNNNNNNNNNNNNNNNNNNNNNNNNNNNNNNNNNNNNNNNNNNNNNNNNNNNNNNNNNNNNNNNNNNNNNNNNNNNNNNNNNNNNNNNNNNNNNNNNNNNNNNNNNNNNNNNNNNNNNNNNNNNNNNNNNNNNNNNNNNNNNNNNNNNNNNNNNNNNNNNNNNNNNNNNNNNNNNNNNNNNNNNNNNNNNNNNNNNNNNNNNNNNNNNNNNNNNNNNNNNNNNNNNNNNNNNNNNNNNNNNNNNNNNNNNNNNNNNNNNNNNNNNNNNNNNNNNNNNNNNNNNNNNNNNNNNNNNNNNNNNNNNNNNNNNNNNNNNNNNNNNNNNNNNNNNNNNNNNNNNNNNNNNNNNNNNNNNNNNNNNNNNNNNNNNNNNNNNNNNNNNNNNNNNNNNNNNNNNNNNNNNNNNNNNNNNNNNNNNNNNNNNNNNNNNNNNNNNNNNNNNNNNNNNNNNNNNNNNNNNNNNNNNNNNNNNNNNNNNNNNNNNNNNNNNNNNNNNNNNNNNNNNNNNNNNNNNNNNNNNNNNNNNNNNNNNNNNNNNNNNNNNNNNNNNNNNNNNNNNNNNNNNNNNNNNNNNNNNNNNNNNNNNNNNNNNNNNNNNNNNNNNNNNNNNNNNNNNNNNNNNNNNNNNNNNNNNNNNNNNNNNNNNNNNNNNNNNNNNNNNNNNNNNNNNNNNNNNNNNNNNNNNNNNNNNNNNNNNNNNNNNNNNNNNNNNNNNNNNNNNNNNNNNNNNNNNNNNNNNNNNNNNNNNNNNNNNNNNNNNNNNNNNNNNNNNNNNNNNNNNNNNNNNNNNNNNNNNNNNNNNNNNNNNNNNNNNNNNNNNNNNNNNNNNNNNNNNNNNNNNNNNNNNNNNNNNNNNNNNNNNNNNNNNNNNNNNNNNNNNNNNNNNNNNNNNNNNNNNNNNNNNNNNNNNNNNNNNNNNNNNNNNNNNNNNNNNNNNNNNNNNNNNNNNNNNNNNNNNNNNNNNNNNNNNNNNNNNNNNNNNNNNNNNNNNNNNNNNNNNNNNNNNNNNNNNNNNNNNNNNNNNNNNNNNNNNNNNNNNNNNNNNNNNNNNNNNNNNNNNNNNNNNNNNNNNNNNNNNNNNNNNNNNNNNNNNNNNNNNNNNNNNNNNNNNNNNNNNNNNNNNNNNNNNNNNNNNNNNNNNNNNNNNNNNNNNNNNNNNNNNNNNNNNNNNNNNNNNNNNNNNNNNNNNNNNNNNNNNNNNNNNNNNNNNNNNNNNNNNNNNNNNNNNNNNNNNNNNNNNNNNNNNNNNNNNNNNNNNNNNNNNNNNNNNNNNNNNNNNNNNNNNNNNNNNNNNNNNNNNNNNNNNNNNNNNNNNNNNNNNNNNNNNNNNNNNNNNNNNNNNNNNNNNNNNNNNNNNNNNNNNNNNNNNNNNNNNNNNNNNNNNNNNNNNNNNNNNNNNNNNNNNNNNNNNNNNNNNNNNNNNNNNNNNNNNNNNNNNNNNNNNNNNNNNNNNNNNNNNNNNNNNNNNNNNNNNNNNNNNNNNNNNNNNNNNNNNNNNNNNNNNNNNNNNNNNNNNNNNNNNNNNNNNNNNNNNNNNNNNNNNNNNNNNNNNNNNNNNNNNNNNNNNNNNNNNNNNNNNNNNNNNNNNNNNNNNNNNNNNNNNNNNNNNNNNNNNNNNNNNNNNNNNNNNNNNNNNNNNNNNNNNNNNNNNNNNNNNNNNNNNNNNNNNNNNNNNNNNNNNNNNNNNNNNNNNNNNNNNNNNNNNNNNNNNNNNNNNNNNNNNNNNNNNNNNNNNNNNNNNNNNNNNNNNNNNNNNNNNNNNNNNNNNNNNNNNNNNNNNNNNNNNNNNNNNNNNNNNNNNNNNNNNNNNNNNNNNNNNNNNNNNNNNNNNNNNNNNNNNNNNNNNNNNNNNNNNNNNNNNNNNNNNNNNNNNNNNNNNNNNNNNNNNNNNNNNNNNCCCTCTGGGCACCCCTGGTATCCCTCTGAGCACCCCTGGTATCCCTCTGACACCCCCTGTATCCCTCTGAGCACCCCCGGTACCCGTCTGGGCACCCCTGGTATCCCTCTGGGCACCCCCGGTACCCCTCTGAGCACCCCCGGTATCCCTCTGGGCACCCCCGGTACCACTCTCGGCATCCCCGGTACCCCTCCGAGCATTCCCGATACCCCCGGTATCCCTCTGGGCACCCCCGGTACCACTCTGCCACCCCCTGTATCCCTCTGGGCACCCCTGGTAtccctctgagcatccctggtACCCCTCTGACACCCCCGGTACCCCTCTGAGCACCCCTGGTATCCCTCTGGGCACCCCTGGTATCCCTCTGGGCACCCCCGGTACCCCTCTGAGCACCCCCGGTACCCCTCTGAGCATCCCCCGGTACCCCCGGAACCCCTCTGGGCACTCCGGGGACGGGGACCTCGCGGTGGTGACATCTCAGAGGGGACGGTGACCCCATGGAGGTGACCTGGAGGGGACAATGAGCTCTCTGGTCACTGAGGAGGTGACAGTGCCCTTGCGGTGATGCTGTGTAGGGGACAGTGACCCTGCAGTGCCAcctgggaggggacacatcCTCCGTGACCCCTGGAGACGGCGAGCGCCGGGGCCCGGAGCTCCGCGGCACCGAAGGGGTTACGGCCGCGTCCGCCCACAGCTCCGGCCACCCCACCGAGGTTCCCTCCCCNgaggaggaaaagaggaggaaaaaaggaggaaaagaggaggaagaagaggcagCGGACGtagaagagcaggaggaagaagaggaagaggaggaggaggccggCTGGCAGCGCTCACCTGAGCGAACAGGTAATCAATGACAGGGTAGtccaggacagggctggcccgGTCGTTCAGCAGCTGGAAGCGGTGGCACTGTCCCTGCCCGCACCAGTTGGGGAAGAAGAACCTGGCGGGGACAGCGGAGGGGTCCCGGCGCTGCTCCCCACCGGGAGCGCGGCCCCAAAAGCCGCGGGGGAagggcggggccgggccggggccggaCCTGATCCTGTACACCACGACCTGGCTGCGGGATTCATCCACGGTGAACAGGTGGTTGGGGGGGAACCAGCAGCTCAGGTCCTCCGTGGCCAGGGCGAAGAGCGGGTGGCACACGGGCAGAACGCCTGGGGAGCCAGAGGGGGCTGGCACCGGAGCCCAGGGGTGCAGAGAGCCCAGGGCCACCGCTGGATCTGCGGTCCAGGGAGCCCTGCGCCCGTCACCGCTCACAGCTGGAGCCCAAAGCCACCGCTGGGACCCCACGGCTTTGGTTGGTGGCCCAAGGCCACATCTGGcacccaaaccccacagctggCATTCAGGAGCCCGCTTGGAGGGTGAGCACAGGGCCCCGAGGGCAGAACCGGGACCCCAAAGCCGCAGCCAGGACCCCAAAGCCAGAGCTGGAATCCAGACCCCACAGCCAGGATTCCCCATTGAGGATGAGCTTGGGACTCCGTACCCACATCCAGAACTCCATCCTCAGATCCAGAACCCCATTCCTGCCCCCAGAACCCCATTCCTGCCCCCAGAATCCCATTCCTGCCCCCAGGACCCCATTCCTGCCCCCAGGACCCCCCGTTCCCACATCCAGGACCAGGTTCTCGCACCCAGAACCCCACATCCACACACCCAGAACCCCATTCCTGCCCCCAGGACCCCATTCCTGCCCCAGGACCCCATTCCTGCCCCCAGGACCCCCCGTTCCCACATCCAGGACCCTGTCCCCACATCCAGGATCCCATTCCTGCCCCCAGGACCAGGTTCTGGCACCCAGAACCCCACATCCCCACACCCAGAACCCCATTCCCGCACTCAGAACCCCCCATTCCCACATCCAGCACCCCACTCCGGCCCCCAGGACCCCCCGTTCCCACATCCAGGACCCTGTCCCCACATCCAGGACCAGGTTCTCGCACCCAGAACcccacatccacacacacagaACTCCATTCCCGCACTCAGAACCCCCCGTTCCCACATCCAGCACCCCAATCCCGCCCCCAGGACCCGCCATTCCCACACCCAgaaccccaaatccccacaCTCAGGACCCCACTCCCGCCCCCAGGACCCCCC is from Parus major isolate Abel unplaced genomic scaffold, Parus_major1.1 Scaffold699, whole genome shotgun sequence and encodes:
- the LOC107199430 gene encoding tyrosine-protein kinase JAK3-like, with the protein product MAPLGEQTPLIGARSCSLSSGESGALRVLLYHQLGPSLGPGSLSFTCGRYTAEELCVSAAKACGVLPVCHPLFALATEDLSCWFPPNHLFTVDESRSQVVVYRIRFFFPNWCGQGQCHRFQLLNDRASPVLDYPVIDYLFAQVSSCLPAPLRSQIEQHNFVTRKRLRRRFGKSLRRLGGCCHTDGPHLKLKYLLDLERLQRRRSEEIFQARSPGSAAPITIHVSGDSGVAWSCGGSESRQHFCDFPDIADISIKQAASRDGGPVENRLVTVTKVDNRVLEVEFGTLREARSFVALLDGYYRLTADAQHYFCREVAPPRLLEDLENQCHGPISAEFAVHKLEAAGGAPGLFLLRRSPQDFDSFLLTVSVQVRPPEHRAR